In Gouania willdenowi chromosome 17, fGouWil2.1, whole genome shotgun sequence, one DNA window encodes the following:
- the LOC114479783 gene encoding BTB/POZ domain-containing protein 2-like isoform X2 produces the protein MAAGDNSGRPPCLSFSGPGPLGNSQPSNSVFSLPASNGGGAGAAQGAARRPNPQLGPSGPEANGVPTGAPPQNPLQSPAAGAAATPASNMITTAASNAPPATAPPSTPSAASVLVYREPVYNWQATKSTVKERFAFLFNNEVLSDVHFLVGKGMGVQRIPAHRFVLAVGSAVFDAMFNGGMATTSTEIELPDVEPAAFLALLKFLYSDEVQIGPETVMTTLYTAKKYAVPALEAHCVEFLKKNLRADNAFMLLTQARLFDEPQLASLCLENIDKNTGDALAAEGFTDIDLDTLVAVLERDTLGVREVRLFGAAVRWAEAEAHRQQLQPTPENKRKVLGKALTLIRFPLMTIEEFAAGPAQSSILTDREVVSLFLHFTVNPKPRVEFIDRPRCCLRGKECSITRFGQVESRWGYSGTSDRIRFSVNGRIFVVGFGLYGSIHGPTDYQVNIQIIHTDSNTVLGQNDTGFSCDGSANTFRVMFKEPVEILPNVNYTACATLKGPDSHYGTKGMRKVIHESSSTGNKTCFTFCYAAGNNNGTSVEDGQIPEVIFYT, from the exons ATGGCAGCCGGAGACAACAGCGGCAGGCCTCCGTGCCTCAGTTTCTCCGGTCCGGGTCCTTTGGGCAACAGCCAGCCAAGCAACAGCGTTTTCTCCCTTCCGGCGTCTAACGGTGGAGGTGCCGGGGCAGCGCAAGGAGCAGCGCGGCGTCCCAACCCGCAGCTGGGGCCTAGCGGCCCGGAGGCCAACGGTGTCCCCACCGGAGCTCCGCCGCAGAACCCTCTGCAGTCTCCGGCCGCGGGAGCCGCAGCCACCCCGGCTTCCAACATGATCACAACCGCGGCTTCCAACGCACCTCCGGCCACTGCTCCTCCCTCCACCCCGTCTGCAGCGTCCGTGCTGGTATACCGGGAACCGGTATACAACTGGCAGGCGACGAAGAGCACCGTGAAGGAGAGGTTTGCCTTCCTGTTTAACAACGAGGTGCTGAGTGACGTGCACTTCCTAGTGGGTAAAGGGATGGGGGTGCAGAGGATACCTGCCCACAggttcgtcctggccgtgggcAGCGCCGTGTTCGATGCCATGTTTAACGGAGGAATGGCGACCACGTCCACGGAGATAGAGCTGCCTGATGTGGAGCCAGCTGCGTTCCTGGCCCTGTTAAA GTTCCTTTATTCTGATGAAGTCCAGATTGGTCCAGAGACTGTGATGACCACTCTCTACACGGCTAAGAAGTACGCCGTCCCAGCGCTGGAAGCTCATTGTGTGGAGTTCCTGAAGAAGAATCTAAGAGCAGACAATGCTTTCATGTTGCTCACACAG GCTCGATTGTTTGATGAGCCGCAGCTCGCCAGCCTCTGCTTAGAAAACATCGACAAAAACACGGGAGACGCTCTCGCCGCTGAAGGCTTCACCGACATCGACTTGG ATACGCTGGTGGCTGTGTTAGAGCGAGACACGCTGGGAGTCAGGGAGGTGCGTTTGTTTGGCGCGGCAGTGCGCTGGGCGGAGGCCGAGGCTCACAGGCAGCAGCTCCAGCCCACGCCAGAGAACAAACGTAAAGTCCTGGGAAAAGCCCTCACGCTCATCCGCTTCCCTCTCATGACCATTGAGGAATTTGCTGCAG GTCCAGCTCAGTCCAGTATTCTGACGGACAGAGAGGTGGTGAGTCTCTTCCTGCACTTCACCGTCAACCCTAAGCCTCGCGTGGAGTTCATCGACAGGCCTCGCTGCTGCCTGCGTGGGAAGGAGTGCAGCATCACACGGTTTGGTCAGGTGGAGAGTCGCTGGGGCTACAGCGGAACCAGTGACCGCATACG GTTCTCTGTAAACGGGAGAATATTTGTGGTTGGGTTTGGACTTTACGGTTCGATACACGGACCCACAGACTATCAAGTCAACATACAG ATAATTCACACGGACAGTAACACGGTGCTGGGACAGAACGACACAGGCTTCAGCTGTGACGGCTCAGCAAACACCTTCAGAGTCATGTTCAAGGAACCAGTGGAGATTCTCCCCAACGTCAACTACACGGCCTGTGCCACGCTCAAg GGTCCAGACTCTCATTACGGGACGAAGGGAATGCGTAAAGTCATCCACGAGTCGTCGTCCACGGGAAACAAGACGTGCTTCACCTTCTGCTACGCCGCAGGAAACAATAACGGCACCTCTGTAGAGGACGGACAGATTCCTGAGGTCATCTTCTACACATAG
- the LOC114479783 gene encoding BTB/POZ domain-containing protein 2-like isoform X1: protein MAAGDNSGRPPCLSFSGPGPLGNSQPSNSVFSLPASNGGGAGAAQGAARRPNPQLGPSGPEANGVPTGAPPQNPLQSPAAGAAATPASNMITTAASNAPPATAPPSTPSAASVLVYREPVYNWQATKSTVKERFAFLFNNEVLSDVHFLVGKGMGVQRIPAHRFVLAVGSAVFDAMFNGGMATTSTEIELPDVEPAAFLALLKFLYSDEVQIGPETVMTTLYTAKKYAVPALEAHCVEFLKKNLRADNAFMLLTQARLFDEPQLASLCLENIDKNTGDALAAEGFTDIDLDTLVAVLERDTLGVREVRLFGAAVRWAEAEAHRQQLQPTPENKRKVLGKALTLIRFPLMTIEEFAAGEQKHCPAQSSILTDREVVSLFLHFTVNPKPRVEFIDRPRCCLRGKECSITRFGQVESRWGYSGTSDRIRFSVNGRIFVVGFGLYGSIHGPTDYQVNIQIIHTDSNTVLGQNDTGFSCDGSANTFRVMFKEPVEILPNVNYTACATLKGPDSHYGTKGMRKVIHESSSTGNKTCFTFCYAAGNNNGTSVEDGQIPEVIFYT, encoded by the exons ATGGCAGCCGGAGACAACAGCGGCAGGCCTCCGTGCCTCAGTTTCTCCGGTCCGGGTCCTTTGGGCAACAGCCAGCCAAGCAACAGCGTTTTCTCCCTTCCGGCGTCTAACGGTGGAGGTGCCGGGGCAGCGCAAGGAGCAGCGCGGCGTCCCAACCCGCAGCTGGGGCCTAGCGGCCCGGAGGCCAACGGTGTCCCCACCGGAGCTCCGCCGCAGAACCCTCTGCAGTCTCCGGCCGCGGGAGCCGCAGCCACCCCGGCTTCCAACATGATCACAACCGCGGCTTCCAACGCACCTCCGGCCACTGCTCCTCCCTCCACCCCGTCTGCAGCGTCCGTGCTGGTATACCGGGAACCGGTATACAACTGGCAGGCGACGAAGAGCACCGTGAAGGAGAGGTTTGCCTTCCTGTTTAACAACGAGGTGCTGAGTGACGTGCACTTCCTAGTGGGTAAAGGGATGGGGGTGCAGAGGATACCTGCCCACAggttcgtcctggccgtgggcAGCGCCGTGTTCGATGCCATGTTTAACGGAGGAATGGCGACCACGTCCACGGAGATAGAGCTGCCTGATGTGGAGCCAGCTGCGTTCCTGGCCCTGTTAAA GTTCCTTTATTCTGATGAAGTCCAGATTGGTCCAGAGACTGTGATGACCACTCTCTACACGGCTAAGAAGTACGCCGTCCCAGCGCTGGAAGCTCATTGTGTGGAGTTCCTGAAGAAGAATCTAAGAGCAGACAATGCTTTCATGTTGCTCACACAG GCTCGATTGTTTGATGAGCCGCAGCTCGCCAGCCTCTGCTTAGAAAACATCGACAAAAACACGGGAGACGCTCTCGCCGCTGAAGGCTTCACCGACATCGACTTGG ATACGCTGGTGGCTGTGTTAGAGCGAGACACGCTGGGAGTCAGGGAGGTGCGTTTGTTTGGCGCGGCAGTGCGCTGGGCGGAGGCCGAGGCTCACAGGCAGCAGCTCCAGCCCACGCCAGAGAACAAACGTAAAGTCCTGGGAAAAGCCCTCACGCTCATCCGCTTCCCTCTCATGACCATTGAGGAATTTGCTGCAGGTGAACAGAAACACT GTCCAGCTCAGTCCAGTATTCTGACGGACAGAGAGGTGGTGAGTCTCTTCCTGCACTTCACCGTCAACCCTAAGCCTCGCGTGGAGTTCATCGACAGGCCTCGCTGCTGCCTGCGTGGGAAGGAGTGCAGCATCACACGGTTTGGTCAGGTGGAGAGTCGCTGGGGCTACAGCGGAACCAGTGACCGCATACG GTTCTCTGTAAACGGGAGAATATTTGTGGTTGGGTTTGGACTTTACGGTTCGATACACGGACCCACAGACTATCAAGTCAACATACAG ATAATTCACACGGACAGTAACACGGTGCTGGGACAGAACGACACAGGCTTCAGCTGTGACGGCTCAGCAAACACCTTCAGAGTCATGTTCAAGGAACCAGTGGAGATTCTCCCCAACGTCAACTACACGGCCTGTGCCACGCTCAAg GGTCCAGACTCTCATTACGGGACGAAGGGAATGCGTAAAGTCATCCACGAGTCGTCGTCCACGGGAAACAAGACGTGCTTCACCTTCTGCTACGCCGCAGGAAACAATAACGGCACCTCTGTAGAGGACGGACAGATTCCTGAGGTCATCTTCTACACATAG
- the dusp12 gene encoding dual specificity protein phosphatase 12 — protein MLLVDSGLYIGAAAHLNDHQALSEANVTHILSVDSLDPGQLLPDDVRFERKWIYALDEATCDLLSYMDECVLFIQQAVDGGGAAFVHCQAGRSRSATIVTAYLMQKYQLSFSEAYQRLRTIKQDVQVNSGFEEQLCLYEALQWKVDTSSSLYKQYRLTKVTEKYPELRHVPRELFAVDPAHSSSTEVSYRCRKCRRTLFRDSSILSHPVGKGATAFSYRKSINFSDDVQCTSYFIEPVQWMEQALLGVMDGQLLCPKCNSKVGSFSWCGDQCSCGRWVTPAFQLHRNRVDEIRPVNIKK, from the exons ATGCTCCTGGTGGACTCTGGTCTGTACATCGGCGCTGCAGCACACCTCAACGACCACCAGGCTCTGTCTGAGGCCAATGTTACTCACATCCTGTCCGTAGACTCGTTGGACCCCGGCCAGCTGCTGCCTGATGACGTACGCTTTGAGAGGAAATGGATTTACGCTTTAGATGAAGCCACGTGCGACCTCCTGAGTTACATGGACGAGTGCGTCCTGTTCATTCAACAAGCTGTAGATGGAGGCGGAGCTGCGTTTGTTCACTG ccaGGCTGGGCGGAGTCGCAGTGCCACCATTGTAACAGCTTATCTCATGCAGAAATACCAGCTGAGCTTCAGCGAGGCGTACCAGCGCCTACGGACCATCAAACAGGATGTGCA GGTCAACAGTGGTTTTGAGGAGCAGTTGTGTTTGTATGAGGCCCTGCAGTGGAAGGTGGACACCTCCAGCTCACTCTACAAACAGTACAGACTGACCAAGGTCACAGAGAAATATCCTG agctGCGACACGTTCCCAGGGAGCTGTTTGCGGTTGACCCCGCCCACTCCAGCTCCACTGAAGTGTCGTATCGATGCAGGAAGTGCAG GAGAACTTTATTTCGTGACTCCAGTATTCTCAGTCATCCGGTTGGAAAAGGAGCGACAGCCTTCAGTTACAGGAAGTCCATCAACTTCAGTG ATGACGTCCAGTGTACGTCGTACTTCATTGAGCCAGTGCAGTGGATGGAACAGGCTCTACTGGGAGTAATGGATGGACAG CTGCTGTGTCCAAAGTGTAACTCCAAGGTGGGCTCCTTCAGCTGGTGTGGGGACCAGTGTTCCTGTGGTCGTTGGGTCACTCCAGCCTTTCAGCTTCACCGCAACAGAGTGGACGAAATCAGACCagtcaacattaaaaaataa
- the prg4a gene encoding proteoglycan 4a: MCLMLILLGLVATSVSAGPGSCSGRCGEVFLRGQRCACDVKCLQHNECCQDFKDVCSTAKSCRGRCGDTWRRGQSCDCHPLCVRFNTCCHDYQLHCDAKGPRTTLSQRATTPGKQKSNQNQQDSNSESEELYTGSRQQKPGAGCLSSSDVRPAGSSNPAPPALPANPLQHGVNINNAAAHVLLFPTYGHFPPPGSSLLNPGGPVRPSASAALGNPVNVQFVMSPGGLGPHQGDPTFFRPRPILLQDVAQILGFTVMGRPGGGVSADILLCDDTPINGLTSLNNGTILIFKGDYFWSVDPVSRLVGPSQSITDTLGVPSPVDTIFTRFDCLKNTYIIKGDQIWCLDVNMMLEAGYPKPVSAEFPGLTGSISAALVVPGTSNTPETVFFFKPGDIMQSFTFPPASDPSCIKLPESFLYKQTDGPLSVEFNITVTMKDFPVPVTSALTLQNTETYEHYIFSGHLFYNVQISNDIPVLTKPDPATMFGPPPILAVVLLSSSPQSPDLPPPPPPANSIRVWLRCVSEY, from the exons ATGTGTCTCATGCTGATCCTGCTTGGACTTGTTGCAACTTCTGTGTCTGCTGGACCAG GAAGCTGCTCAGGTCGATGTGGGGAGGTTTTCCTCAGAGGTCAGAGATGTGCTTGTGATGTAAAGTGTCTGCAGCACAATGAGTGTTGCCAGGACTTTAAGGACGTTTGTAGCACTG CTAAATCGTGCAGGGGCCGCTGTGGGGACACATGGAGGCGTGGTCAGTCATGTGATTGTCATCCACTGTGCGTGAGATTTAACACTTGTTGTCATGACTACCAGCTGCACTGCG ACGCCAAGGGCCCACGTACCACTCTGTCTCAGAGGGCCACGACCCCAG GAAAACAGAAATCAAACCAAAACCAACAAGATTCCAACAGTGAGAGCGAGGAATTGTACACAG GAAGTCGCCAACAGAAACCCGGGGCTGGCTGTCTGAGCTCATCAGAcgtcagacctgctggatccTCTAACCCCGCCCCCCCTGCTCTACCAGCCAATCCCCTCCAACAtg gtgtaaatataaataatgcTGCTGCTCACGTGTTGCTCTTCCCCACCTATGGACACTTTCCTCCCCCTGGTTCATCCCTACTCAACCCTGGGGGTCCTGTTAGACCCTCTGCTAGTGCAGCTCTAGGGAATCCAGTGAACGTCCAGTTTGTGATGTCACCTGGAGGCCTCGGCCCCCACCAAG gTGATCCAACGTTCTTCAGACCCAGACCAATCCTCCTGCAGGATGTGGCTCAGATTCTGGGCTTTACCGTGATGGGGAGACCGGGAGGAG GAGTTTCTGCTGATATCCTCCTGTGTGACGACACTCCCATCAATGGACTCACGTCTCTAAACAACGGGACAATCCTGATATTTAAAG GTGACTATTTCTGGTCTGTTGACCCTGTCAGTCGTCTGGTGGGTCCTTCACAGAGTATCACAGACACACTGGGGGTCCCGTCTCCTGTTGATACCATCTTCACTCGCTTCGACTGCCTTAAAAACACCTACATTATCAAG GGAGATCAGATCTGGTGTCTGGATGTGAACATGATGCTGGAGGCGGGGTACCCCAAACCTGTGAGCGCGGAGTTTCCTGGTCTAACAGGAAGCATCAGTGCAGCACTGGTCGTACCAGGAACCAGTAACACACCAGAGACCGTGTTCTTCTTCAAACCAG GGGACATCATGCAGAGCTTCACCTTCCCACCAGCCAGTGATCCATCATGCATCAAACTACCAGAGAGTTTTCTGTATAAACAGACAG ACGGTCCTTTGAGTGTTGAGTTCAACATTACGGTGACAATGAAGGACTTTCCTGTTCCTGTCACCTCAGCTTTGACTCTTCAGAACACAGAAACATACGAGCACTACATCTTCTCTGGAC ATCTTTTCTACAATGTCCAGATTTCCAACGACATTCCAGTGCTGACCAAACCAGACCCTGCAACCATGTTCGGACCCCCTCCCATCCTCGCTGTGGTGCTGCTGAGCTCCTCCCCTCAAAGCCCCgaccttccccctccccctcctccagcAAACTCCATCAGAGTTTGGCTCCGCTGTGTATCTGAGTATTAA